In the genome of Metabacillus litoralis, the window ATGATAGAGTTTTAGACAAAGGAACAGCGTATATTACAGATGTTGGTATGACTGGGCCTTATGATGGCATATTAGGCGTAGATAAAGAAATGATTTTAAAACGATTTCTTACAGGTCTACCTGTTCGTCATGATGTGGCTAATGGTAGAACCCAATTAAGTGGCATTGTGGTTGATATTAACGATAAAACGGGCAAGGCTACAAAAATTGAAAGAATTCTTATTAATGATGATCATATGTTTTTTGAATAGCAATTAACATAAATGATTGAAAGAAATGAGAGTGGGAGACGAACGGGTGGGAATATTGTTGATCTATTGTCATTAAGGAATACACTTCATTCAGACGATTCTTCAAATTACATAATGTAGCATAACATTTAGAATTTTTCGAAATAATGTGCGAACAAGCAGGAATATTTTCCAACTCTAGTGAATATAGTATCAATGGATATATAACTAACACTGTTTAAAAGGAATGTTGGGGAGCTCCTTTTAAACAAGATATGCCAATGATTGTTCTAATGAACACTCAAGGATTCATTGAAAATGAAGGGGGAACTAGAAATGGAAATATTAAAGGTTTCAGCAAAGTCAAATCCTAATTCAGTCGCTGGTGCATTAGCTGGAGTATTAAGAGAAAGAGGTGCAGCTGAAATTCAAGCAATTGGTGCTGGTGCTCTTAATCAGGCAGTGAAAGCTGTAGCAATTGCTAGAGGCTTTGTTGCTCCAAGTGGTGTTGATTTAATATGTATTCCTGCTTTTACGGATATTCAAATAGACGGAGAAGAACGTACAGCTATTAAACTCATTGTGGAGCCAAGATAAGCTTCATTCATGATGGAAGAGTTGTAGGTAACATAGGGGTTTGACTCAATAGGAGTCAAACCCTGTTTTTTTTTTTACATTGTATCCTATTAATAGATTAAACTAGTCTAACGTACGAGAGGAGAAGATCATACATGGCACTATTTGATGCGCATTGTGATATGTTATTTAAGATATGGGAAGACCCAACTATAAATGTTTCTGAAGATGAGAAGTTACATGTTTCTATCTCAAAGTTAAAGAAAATGGAAAAACCAATACAATGCTTTGCTATTTTTGTACCAGAACGCGTCCCATTTGTTCATAAACTAGATGTGGCTCAGCAACAAATTAACATTTTTTATCAAAAAGTTCTAAATGAGTTTAATGAGGTCAAATTGCTTAAAACAAAATCAGATATCGACCATTTAAAAGAGGAAGAAATAGGAGCTATTTTAACTTTAGAAGGCTGTGATGCAGTCGGTGACCGGCTTGAAAATCTTGAATTATTGTATGAACTTGGAATTCGTTCAGTTGGCTTAACGTGGAATTACGCAAATCTTGTGGCAGATGGTGCACAAGAAACAAGGAATGCAGGTATAACGAATTTTGGTAGGGAAGTTATCGCATTCTTAAATAAGAAAAGGTTATGGACAGATTTATCTCATGCAAGTGAAAGAAGCTTTTGGGAGGGATTGGATTTAGCTGATTATCCGATTGCGTCACACTCTAATACTCATCATCTTTGTCCACATGTAAGAAACTTAAAGGATGAGCAAATTGTTGCGCTTTTTAGGAAAAACGGAATGATAGGTATAACATTTGTTCCTTTTTTTACGACAAATCATGATCAACCAAAGATTAAGGACTTGTTAAAGCATATAGATCATTTATGTTCGTTAGGTGGAGAAAATCATATTGGGTTTGGATCTGACTTTGATGGAATAGAACAAACAATCGAAGGACTTGAAAATTACTTGTGTTATGAACTATTTATCAACGAGCTTCAACGTCATTATCCAGAATCTTTAGTTGAAAAATTTATCTATCAAAATTTTGTGAATC includes:
- the spoVS gene encoding stage V sporulation protein SpoVS, producing MEILKVSAKSNPNSVAGALAGVLRERGAAEIQAIGAGALNQAVKAVAIARGFVAPSGVDLICIPAFTDIQIDGEERTAIKLIVEPR
- a CDS encoding dipeptidase — encoded protein: MALFDAHCDMLFKIWEDPTINVSEDEKLHVSISKLKKMEKPIQCFAIFVPERVPFVHKLDVAQQQINIFYQKVLNEFNEVKLLKTKSDIDHLKEEEIGAILTLEGCDAVGDRLENLELLYELGIRSVGLTWNYANLVADGAQETRNAGITNFGREVIAFLNKKRLWTDLSHASERSFWEGLDLADYPIASHSNTHHLCPHVRNLKDEQIVALFRKNGMIGITFVPFFTTNHDQPKIKDLLKHIDHLCSLGGENHIGFGSDFDGIEQTIEGLENYLCYELFINELQRHYPESLVEKFIYQNFVNHVSY